Within the Herbaspirillum sp. RTI4 genome, the region AGCCGATCTGGAACTGGGCGGCACCGATCAGAAATTCAATCTGCTGGTAGGGCGCGAACTGCAAAAGGATTTCGGCCAGGAACCGCAATGCATTCTCACCATGCCACTGCTGGAAGGTCTGGACGGCGTGGACAAGATGTCGAAGTCGAAAAACAATTACATCGGCATCACCGAACCGGCCAACACCATGTTTGCCAAACTGATGAGCATTTCGGACTCCATGATGTGGCGCTACTACGAGTTGCTGTCGATGCAATCGCTGGCCCACATCGCCGGGCTCCGGCAGCAGGTCGCGGAAGGCAGCAATCCGCGCGATATCAAAGTGGCGCTGGGTCAGGAAATCGTCACGCGTTTCCACTCGCGTCAAGCCGCCGAAGACGCGCTGGCCGACTTCGTCAACCGCTCCAAGGGCGGCATTCCTGACGACATCGACGAAATCAGTCTGAGCGGCGCGCCACTCGGTATCGGCCAGTTGCTCAAACAAGCCAATTTGTGTCCGTCTACCTCGGAGGCCTTGCGCATGGTCGAGCAGGGCGGCGTACGCATCGACGGCGCGGTGATCAGCGACAAGGGCTTGAAAGTCGACGCCGGTTGTTTCGTACTGCAAGTTGGCAAACGCAAATTCGCGCGCATCACACTGGCATGACCGACATCCTGTTGATCCGCCACGGCGAAACTGACTGGAATGTGGAGCGGCGACTACAGGGCTTCAAGGACATCCCCCTCAACGCGCAAGGCCAGCTGCAGGCCGAGCGGCTGGCGCTGGCCTTGCGCAGCGAAGCGCTGGACGCGATTTACTGTAGCGATCTCGAACGCGCCCGGCAAACCGCCGTGGCGCTGGCCAATCCGCACGGCATCGTGCCGCAGATTGATCCGGCCTTGCGCGAACGCTGTTTCGGCGCATTCGAGGGACTGCAGCATGCCGACATCGAGACCCTTTATCCGCAGCAATACGCGGCCTGGCAGCGGCGCGATCTCGATGCACGCTACCCGGACGGCGATCAGCCCGCCGAAACCTTGCGCGACTTCATGACCCGCAGCGTGGCGGCTGTTACTCGACTGGCAGCAATGGAACATCGTGGGCAACGCGAACAACATGAGCGGCGATGTATCGCCATCGTTACGCATGGCGGTGTGCTGGAATGCCTGCACCGCGCTGCGACCGGCGCATCGATAGCCACCGTGCGCGATTTTGAAATTTTCAACGCCAGCATTAACCGCTTCCACTGGGATGGCGTGGCGCTGCACCTGAAAAACTGGGGCGACGTCGCGCATTTGCCGCAAGCCGCGCTGGATGAGACCGTCAGGTAGCTGTTACTCAGATCGGCTAAAATAGGCCCCCTGCGCGTTCTGAAACCCCGTATTTGCCTGTATGCGAAAACCAGCCCTGCACTATGGGCGCGCCGTGCTATTCCCTTTTTTCTGGACGCCCCGTGAATATCGGCCCCTATCTCCTGAGCAACAATGTGTTC harbors:
- the tyrS gene encoding tyrosine--tRNA ligase, with translation MTSDLQSPPLPPQSTALSTAPLPLSDRVQEALAIARRGAEELLIESEFAQKLARSELSGTPLRIKLGLDPTAPDLHLGHTVVLNKMRQLQDIGHNVIFLIGDFTSMIGDPSGRNVTRPPLTREQIEVNAQTYFAQASLVLDASRTEIRYNSEWCDPLGSRGMIQLASRYTVARMMERDDFTKRFKEGTPISVHEFLYPLMQGYDSVALKADLELGGTDQKFNLLVGRELQKDFGQEPQCILTMPLLEGLDGVDKMSKSKNNYIGITEPANTMFAKLMSISDSMMWRYYELLSMQSLAHIAGLRQQVAEGSNPRDIKVALGQEIVTRFHSRQAAEDALADFVNRSKGGIPDDIDEISLSGAPLGIGQLLKQANLCPSTSEALRMVEQGGVRIDGAVISDKGLKVDAGCFVLQVGKRKFARITLA
- a CDS encoding histidine phosphatase family protein, with the protein product MTDILLIRHGETDWNVERRLQGFKDIPLNAQGQLQAERLALALRSEALDAIYCSDLERARQTAVALANPHGIVPQIDPALRERCFGAFEGLQHADIETLYPQQYAAWQRRDLDARYPDGDQPAETLRDFMTRSVAAVTRLAAMEHRGQREQHERRCIAIVTHGGVLECLHRAATGASIATVRDFEIFNASINRFHWDGVALHLKNWGDVAHLPQAALDETVR